Proteins encoded by one window of Nocardioides euryhalodurans:
- a CDS encoding DUF4397 domain-containing protein, producing the protein MGIRIHRAVVVACGALVAAALPAAAAPAGSGEVYLVQGIVGSTWDFSVDGDVVEEGVAAKEVLGALDLDAGSHRVEATSEDGTSVEAMVDVKAGESLDVVLHLPVDARKRAVLTSFVNDVAPVADGQTRLSIAHTAAVGPADIKVDGEVLFSDVASGEELTVVVPAGTYRVAVVPAATDDPPVLGPVDLPVTAGQLMRVFAIGVAERGTMDAVVHTLPVPVTGSDRAPGDVPGGTGGQHDVTPGGPTALAWGGAAAILGAVLLGCAGGRRRAAASDG; encoded by the coding sequence ATGGGGATTCGGATTCATCGCGCCGTGGTCGTTGCGTGCGGGGCGCTGGTCGCGGCCGCGCTGCCCGCAGCGGCCGCTCCAGCAGGCTCGGGCGAGGTCTACCTCGTCCAGGGCATCGTCGGGTCGACCTGGGACTTCAGCGTCGACGGCGACGTCGTCGAGGAGGGCGTGGCGGCCAAGGAGGTGCTGGGCGCCCTGGACCTCGACGCCGGCAGCCACCGGGTGGAGGCCACGTCCGAGGACGGTACGTCGGTCGAGGCGATGGTCGACGTGAAGGCCGGCGAGAGCCTCGACGTGGTGCTGCACCTGCCGGTCGACGCACGCAAGCGGGCCGTCCTGACCAGCTTCGTCAACGACGTCGCGCCCGTCGCGGACGGGCAGACCCGGCTCTCGATCGCGCACACCGCCGCGGTCGGACCGGCCGACATCAAGGTCGACGGCGAGGTGCTCTTCTCCGACGTCGCCAGCGGCGAGGAGCTGACCGTGGTCGTGCCCGCCGGCACCTACCGCGTCGCGGTCGTCCCGGCGGCGACCGACGACCCGCCCGTGCTGGGGCCGGTGGACCTGCCGGTGACGGCCGGCCAGCTGATGCGCGTCTTCGCGATCGGCGTGGCCGAGCGCGGCACGATGGACGCCGTCGTCCACACCCTGCCCGTTCCTGTCACCGGCTCGGACCGGGCGCCCGGCGACGTGCCGGGTGGCACCGGCGGCCAGCACGACGTGACCCCCGGCGGGCCGACCGCGCTGGCGTGGGGTGGCGCGGCCGCGATCCTGGGGGCCGTGCTGCTCGGGTGCGCTGGAGGCCGGCGGAGGGCTGCCGCGTCCGACGGGTGA
- a CDS encoding fumarate reductase/succinate dehydrogenase flavoprotein subunit, which produces MTPRPSQIVDRPTPVGRTTTRSAHVAMEVPPVTPARELTCDVLVVGGGTAGTMAAITAAEAGSDVLLLEKAHVRHSGALAMGMDGVNNAVIPGKADPDDYVAEITRANDGIVNQATVRQTATRGFDMVQRLEKYGVKFEKDEYGEYHVRRVHRSGSYVLPMPEGKDVKKVLYRVMRRREIRERLAIENRLMPVRVLTSGGRAVGVAAFDTRSGEFVTVSAKAVILATGAAGRLGLPASGYLYGTYENPTNAGDGHSMAFHAGAELSGIECFQVNPLIKDYNGPACAYVANPFGGYQVNSEGDRFVDCDYWSGQMMAEVKEEIDSARGPIYLKLSHLPDETITQLEGILHHTERPTRGTFHSGRGHDYRTHDVEMHISEIGLCGGHSSSGVWVDEHAQTTVPGLYAAGDLACVPHNYMIGAFVFGDLAGAHASGHLPEERLPLPEDQLAAAHELIYRPLRHPDGPPQQQVEYKLRRFVNDYVAPPKTARKLEIAVETFDRMTGEIELMGARTPHELMRCVEVSFIRDCAELAARASMVREESRWGLYHARADLPLRDDDAWFFHLNVRRRGDGATEFVRRPVNGYLVPLEDLQIPEGAPQDVAVIAVSEPRHQSSGRPVEEGRVAEADESRSPRILELLELTEAGADLGALAGFLADEDARVRRAAVASVTELVPDGTGPALAAALSDDDADVRRAAGDALRELVEVLPPSPELQTALVASLDTGDPLARAAVVDVLRALRLGDAERFRRAVADADARVRIQGVRGLVSLDDSPGVAAAAADEVREVRVVVAHGLGTIGDQDSATTLERLAHDADLLVRAAALEAAAGLEEAPRLWALAGASVEDAAWQVRVGAARGLAVAPDAVAVAPLLTALGDTHPDVRKAAVLALSARTTDPEVRDAVERATKDADADVRGYARRLL; this is translated from the coding sequence ATGACCCCGCGCCCCAGCCAGATCGTCGACCGGCCCACCCCCGTCGGCCGGACCACCACCCGCTCGGCGCACGTCGCCATGGAGGTGCCGCCGGTCACCCCGGCCCGGGAGCTCACCTGTGACGTGCTGGTCGTGGGTGGCGGGACCGCCGGCACGATGGCGGCGATCACGGCGGCCGAGGCGGGTTCCGACGTGCTGCTGCTGGAGAAGGCGCACGTCCGCCACTCCGGCGCGCTCGCGATGGGCATGGACGGCGTCAACAACGCCGTCATCCCGGGAAAGGCCGACCCTGACGACTACGTCGCCGAGATCACCCGCGCCAACGACGGCATCGTCAACCAGGCCACCGTGCGCCAGACCGCGACCCGCGGCTTCGACATGGTGCAGCGCCTCGAGAAGTACGGCGTGAAGTTCGAGAAGGACGAGTACGGCGAGTACCACGTGCGCCGGGTGCACCGGTCCGGCTCGTACGTCCTCCCCATGCCCGAGGGCAAGGACGTCAAGAAGGTCCTCTACCGCGTGATGCGGCGCCGCGAGATCCGCGAGCGGCTGGCCATCGAGAACCGGCTGATGCCGGTCCGGGTGCTCACCTCCGGCGGCCGGGCGGTCGGCGTTGCGGCCTTCGACACCCGCAGCGGCGAGTTCGTGACGGTCAGCGCGAAGGCGGTCATCCTCGCCACCGGGGCGGCGGGCCGACTGGGGCTGCCGGCGAGCGGCTACCTCTACGGCACCTACGAGAACCCCACCAACGCCGGCGACGGCCACTCGATGGCATTCCACGCGGGAGCAGAGCTGAGCGGGATCGAGTGCTTCCAGGTCAACCCGCTGATCAAGGACTACAACGGCCCCGCGTGCGCCTACGTCGCCAACCCGTTCGGCGGCTACCAGGTCAACTCCGAGGGAGACCGGTTCGTCGACTGCGACTACTGGTCGGGCCAGATGATGGCCGAGGTCAAGGAGGAGATCGACTCCGCCCGCGGCCCGATCTACCTCAAGCTGAGCCACCTGCCCGACGAGACCATCACCCAGCTCGAGGGCATCCTCCACCACACCGAGCGGCCGACCCGCGGGACCTTCCACTCCGGTCGGGGCCACGACTACCGCACCCATGACGTCGAGATGCACATCTCCGAGATCGGTCTGTGCGGCGGCCACTCGTCCTCGGGCGTCTGGGTCGACGAGCACGCACAGACCACGGTGCCGGGGCTGTACGCCGCCGGCGACCTGGCGTGCGTCCCGCACAACTACATGATCGGTGCGTTCGTCTTCGGCGACCTGGCCGGAGCCCACGCCAGCGGGCACCTGCCCGAGGAGCGACTGCCGCTGCCCGAGGACCAGCTGGCCGCCGCGCACGAGCTGATCTACCGTCCGCTGCGGCACCCGGACGGGCCACCCCAGCAGCAGGTCGAGTACAAGCTGCGGCGCTTCGTCAACGACTACGTCGCCCCGCCGAAGACGGCCCGCAAGCTGGAGATCGCGGTCGAGACCTTCGACCGGATGACGGGCGAGATCGAGCTGATGGGGGCCCGGACCCCGCACGAGCTGATGCGCTGCGTCGAGGTGAGCTTCATCCGCGACTGCGCCGAGCTCGCCGCCCGCGCCTCGATGGTGCGCGAGGAGAGCAGGTGGGGGCTCTACCACGCCCGGGCAGACCTGCCGCTGCGCGACGACGACGCCTGGTTCTTCCACCTCAACGTCCGGCGCCGCGGCGACGGCGCGACCGAGTTCGTACGACGGCCGGTCAACGGCTACCTCGTCCCGCTGGAGGACCTGCAGATCCCCGAGGGCGCCCCGCAGGACGTCGCCGTGATCGCCGTGAGCGAGCCGCGCCACCAGTCCAGCGGGCGCCCGGTCGAGGAGGGCAGGGTCGCGGAGGCGGACGAGAGCCGCTCGCCGCGGATCCTCGAGCTGCTCGAGCTGACCGAGGCCGGCGCTGACCTCGGCGCGCTGGCCGGCTTCCTCGCCGACGAGGACGCCCGGGTCCGCCGGGCCGCGGTCGCGTCGGTCACCGAGCTGGTTCCCGACGGCACCGGCCCGGCGCTGGCCGCTGCCCTGTCCGACGACGACGCCGACGTACGGCGGGCGGCGGGGGATGCGCTGCGCGAGCTGGTGGAGGTGTTGCCACCCTCTCCGGAGCTGCAGACGGCGCTGGTCGCGTCGCTCGACACAGGTGACCCGCTCGCCAGGGCCGCGGTGGTCGACGTGCTCCGGGCGCTGAGGCTCGGCGACGCGGAGCGGTTCCGGCGCGCGGTGGCGGACGCGGACGCCCGGGTCCGGATCCAGGGCGTCCGGGGGCTGGTGTCTCTCGATGACTCCCCGGGGGTCGCCGCCGCGGCCGCCGACGAGGTGCGCGAGGTACGCGTCGTCGTCGCGCACGGACTCGGCACGATCGGTGACCAGGACTCGGCGACCACCCTGGAGCGGCTGGCCCACGACGCCGACCTGCTGGTGCGCGCCGCCGCCCTCGAGGCGGCAGCCGGGTTGGAGGAGGCGCCTCGGCTGTGGGCGCTCGCAGGGGCCTCGGTCGAGGACGCTGCCTGGCAGGTCCGGGTGGGCGCCGCGCGCGGCTTGGCGGTGGCGCCCGACGCAGTGGCGGTCGCGCCGTTGCTGACGGCGCTGGGGGACACCCATCCCGACGTCCGCAAGGCCGCCGTGCTCGCCCTGTCGGCCCGCACCACGGACCCCGAGGTGCGCGACGCCGTGGAGCGGGCGACCAAGGACGCCGACGCCGACGTGCGCGGTTACGCCCGCCGCCTGCTCTGA
- a CDS encoding DUF501 domain-containing protein — MSPAPVDPADETAIEQQLGRAPRGIAAVGHRCGCGLPDVVKTEPRLPNGTPFPTTYYLTCPRAASRIGTLEGSGLMKEMEARLGTDEELAASYRAAHEAYLADRAELARSVGQSVPEIDGISAGGMPDRVKCLHVLAGHALAAGPGVNPLGDEVLALLGEWWAPGPCVDVDG; from the coding sequence GTGAGCCCAGCGCCTGTCGACCCCGCCGACGAGACCGCGATCGAGCAGCAGCTCGGACGTGCCCCGCGCGGCATCGCGGCCGTCGGCCACCGCTGCGGCTGCGGACTGCCCGACGTGGTGAAGACCGAGCCGCGACTGCCCAACGGGACGCCGTTCCCGACGACGTACTACCTCACCTGCCCGCGGGCCGCGTCCCGGATCGGGACGCTCGAGGGTTCGGGGCTGATGAAGGAGATGGAGGCGCGGCTCGGCACCGACGAGGAGCTCGCCGCCTCCTACCGGGCCGCCCACGAGGCCTACCTCGCAGACCGTGCCGAGCTCGCCCGCTCGGTGGGGCAGAGCGTCCCGGAGATCGACGGCATCTCGGCCGGCGGCATGCCCGACCGCGTCAAGTGCCTCCACGTGCTCGCGGGCCACGCGCTGGCCGCCGGGCCGGGGGTCAACCCGCTCGGCGACGAGGTGCTCGCGCTGCTGGGCGAGTGGTGGGCCCCGGGTCCGTGCGTCGACGTCGATGGCTGA
- a CDS encoding Nramp family divalent metal transporter gives MTDTQGARGETAEEIPHRHLPPVAYADLPEPAPLGKVVGPSVLLLAGAIGSGEFVLWPYITTQVGLTLVWLVVIGVTTQYFLNMEIERYTLATGETAVTGFTRLWKPWGVLFIFMAVAAWMWPGWASGGTTTLSFALGFSADLIPYITIGVLVLIGAVLTLSPVVYRTVEKIQFFMVALIVIFVVYAAVALIGGEGYAALGRGFVEVHKIPDAISSIPIAVLMGAIAFAGAGGVMNLVQSNWVRDKGLGMGARLPKVVSPFTGEEVAAPTTGYFFRRTDENMRRWRGWWRVADREQQLTFLLIGGICLLVFMALTFVTVGTGGEAESFDFIKIQGDALTATTGSWLSTSFWLVGSVVLFSTNLTVLDMVARLTADVLKTGALRDSQRWSESKLYFATVWTMIVFGSLILLSGVDQPLVLLVIASAMNGVVMFIYSMLLLKLNRGVLPREIGVTGFRFGAVIWACLFYGFFSVILLWDQARQLFGF, from the coding sequence ATGACCGACACCCAGGGTGCCCGCGGCGAGACCGCGGAGGAGATCCCCCACCGCCACCTGCCACCGGTGGCGTACGCCGACCTCCCCGAGCCGGCGCCGCTCGGCAAGGTGGTCGGACCGAGCGTCCTGCTCCTCGCCGGCGCCATCGGGTCCGGCGAGTTCGTGCTCTGGCCCTACATCACCACCCAGGTCGGGCTGACGCTCGTCTGGCTGGTCGTGATCGGCGTGACGACCCAGTACTTCCTCAACATGGAGATCGAGCGCTACACCCTCGCCACGGGCGAGACCGCGGTCACCGGCTTCACGCGGCTGTGGAAGCCGTGGGGGGTGCTGTTCATCTTCATGGCCGTCGCCGCATGGATGTGGCCCGGCTGGGCCAGCGGCGGCACGACGACCCTGTCCTTCGCCCTCGGCTTCTCCGCCGACCTGATCCCCTACATCACGATCGGGGTGCTCGTGCTGATCGGCGCGGTCCTGACGCTGTCACCGGTCGTCTACCGCACGGTCGAGAAGATCCAGTTCTTCATGGTCGCGCTGATCGTGATCTTCGTCGTGTACGCCGCCGTGGCGCTCATCGGCGGCGAGGGCTACGCCGCGCTGGGTCGCGGGTTCGTCGAGGTGCACAAGATCCCCGACGCGATCTCCTCGATCCCGATCGCGGTGCTGATGGGCGCGATCGCCTTCGCCGGCGCGGGTGGCGTCATGAACCTCGTGCAGTCCAACTGGGTCCGCGACAAGGGGCTCGGCATGGGCGCCCGGCTGCCCAAGGTCGTCTCGCCGTTCACCGGCGAGGAGGTCGCCGCCCCGACGACCGGGTACTTCTTCCGGCGTACCGACGAGAACATGCGGCGCTGGCGCGGCTGGTGGCGGGTCGCCGACCGCGAGCAGCAGCTGACCTTCCTGCTGATCGGCGGCATCTGCCTGCTGGTCTTCATGGCGCTGACCTTCGTCACCGTCGGCACCGGTGGCGAGGCGGAGAGCTTCGACTTCATCAAGATCCAGGGCGACGCGCTCACCGCGACCACCGGCAGCTGGCTGTCCACCTCGTTCTGGCTGGTCGGCAGCGTGGTGCTCTTCTCCACCAACCTGACCGTCCTCGACATGGTGGCGCGGCTGACGGCCGACGTCCTCAAGACCGGCGCGCTGCGCGACTCCCAGCGCTGGAGCGAGAGCAAGCTCTACTTCGCCACCGTCTGGACGATGATCGTCTTCGGCTCGCTGATCCTGCTCTCCGGCGTCGACCAGCCGCTGGTGCTGCTCGTGATCGCCTCGGCGATGAACGGCGTCGTCATGTTCATCTACTCGATGCTGCTGCTCAAGCTGAACCGGGGCGTCCTCCCCCGCGAGATCGGCGTCACCGGGTTCCGGTTCGGCGCCGTGATCTGGGCGTGCCTGTTCTACGGGTTCTTCTCGGTGATCCTGCTCTGGGACCAGGCCAGGCAGCTGTTCGGCTTCTGA
- the eno gene encoding phosphopyruvate hydratase, giving the protein MAVIQAVSAREILDSRGNPTVEVEVLLDDGTYARAAVPSGASTGAFEAVELRDGGKRYGGKGVGKAVDAVIQKIGPAIEGLAADDQRLVDQAMLDVDGTPNKASLGANAILGASLAVAKASADSAGLELWRYVGGPNAHLLPVPMMNILNGGSHADSNVDIQEFMIAPIGAATFREALQQGTEVYHALKAVLKKKGLATGLGDEGGFAPDLSSNRAALDLIAEAVKSAGLKLGKDIALALDVAASEFHDRKKYAFEGKKKSADEMTAYYADLVSAYPIVSIEDPLDEDDWAGWKALTDQLGDQTQIVGDDLFVTNSERLQRGIDGGQANALLVKVNQIGSLSETLDAVDLAHRSGYRCMMSHRSGETEDVTIADLAVATNCGQIKTGAPARSERVAKYNQLLRIEEQLGDAARYAGAGAFPRFGG; this is encoded by the coding sequence GTGGCTGTCATCCAGGCCGTCTCCGCCCGCGAGATCCTCGACTCCCGCGGCAACCCCACCGTCGAGGTCGAGGTGCTGCTCGACGACGGCACGTACGCCCGCGCGGCCGTGCCGAGCGGTGCGTCCACCGGCGCCTTCGAGGCGGTGGAGCTGCGCGACGGCGGCAAGCGCTACGGCGGCAAGGGCGTCGGCAAGGCCGTGGACGCGGTCATCCAGAAGATCGGTCCCGCCATCGAGGGGCTGGCCGCCGACGACCAGCGCCTGGTCGACCAGGCGATGCTCGACGTCGACGGCACGCCCAACAAGGCCTCCCTCGGCGCCAACGCGATCCTCGGCGCCTCGCTCGCGGTCGCCAAGGCCTCGGCCGACTCGGCCGGGCTCGAGCTCTGGCGCTACGTGGGCGGGCCCAACGCCCACCTGCTGCCGGTGCCGATGATGAACATCCTCAACGGCGGGTCCCACGCCGACTCCAACGTCGACATCCAGGAGTTCATGATCGCGCCGATCGGCGCGGCCACCTTCCGCGAGGCGCTCCAGCAGGGCACGGAGGTCTACCACGCGCTCAAGGCGGTGCTGAAGAAGAAGGGGCTCGCGACCGGGCTCGGCGACGAGGGCGGCTTCGCGCCCGACCTCTCGTCCAACCGTGCGGCGCTCGACCTGATCGCGGAGGCAGTGAAGTCCGCCGGTCTCAAGCTCGGCAAGGACATCGCGCTGGCGCTCGACGTCGCGGCGAGCGAGTTCCACGACAGGAAGAAGTACGCCTTCGAGGGCAAGAAGAAGTCCGCGGACGAGATGACCGCCTACTACGCCGACCTGGTCTCGGCGTACCCGATCGTCTCGATCGAGGACCCCCTCGACGAGGACGACTGGGCGGGCTGGAAGGCCCTCACCGACCAGCTCGGCGACCAGACCCAGATCGTCGGCGACGACCTCTTCGTCACCAACTCCGAGCGGCTGCAGCGCGGCATCGACGGCGGCCAGGCCAATGCGCTGCTCGTGAAGGTCAACCAGATCGGCTCCCTGAGCGAGACCCTCGACGCCGTCGACCTCGCCCACCGCAGCGGCTACCGCTGCATGATGAGCCACCGCTCCGGCGAGACCGAGGACGTCACGATCGCCGACCTCGCGGTCGCGACCAACTGCGGCCAGATCAAGACCGGCGCGCCGGCGCGGTCCGAGCGGGTGGCGAAGTACAACCAGCTGCTGCGGATCGAGGAGCAGCTGGGTGACGCGGCTCGCTACGCCGGTGCGGGCGCGTTCCCGCGCTTCGGCGGCTGA
- a CDS encoding sulfite oxidase, translating into MLRDRRDRPVGDWFDLHPHATGADVETRWEGRVPRITPADRFFVRSHTTAPRIEPGTWRLLVTGDGVHHETVFSLADLRRLTTVTVETALECTGNGRRLFGDQQGTPRPGTPWRLGAIGVARWRGVHLSRLLHHAGLRDDAVQVMPVGLDDPYVVDGVDHGRVRRPIPIGKALDDVLVAFEMNGAPLPLDHGFPARLVVPGWVGIASIKWLGELRVTRSFVSSPWNTRWYRMHGDGWDGAEAELGRMPVKSVLDEHGSPVAGRTSLLAGRAWSGEAAIARVEVSTDGGATWQDAELHGDNLPSAWTRWELAWTPDRPGRHDVHVRATDTTGRVQPADAADNEDGYLFDAVLRHALEVTPSPVPATQPGTGTASTTRLSR; encoded by the coding sequence ATGCTTCGTGACCGGCGTGACCGTCCCGTCGGGGACTGGTTCGACCTCCATCCCCATGCCACCGGCGCCGATGTCGAGACCCGCTGGGAGGGTCGCGTCCCCCGCATCACTCCCGCGGACCGCTTCTTCGTCCGCAGCCACACCACCGCTCCCCGGATCGAGCCGGGGACGTGGCGGCTGCTGGTGACCGGCGACGGCGTCCACCACGAGACGGTCTTCTCGCTCGCGGACCTGCGCCGGCTCACCACCGTGACCGTCGAGACCGCCCTCGAGTGCACCGGCAACGGCCGGCGCCTCTTCGGCGACCAGCAGGGCACCCCGCGCCCCGGCACCCCCTGGCGGCTGGGTGCGATCGGCGTGGCCCGGTGGCGCGGCGTGCACCTCTCCCGGTTGCTGCACCACGCCGGGCTGCGCGACGACGCGGTCCAGGTGATGCCCGTGGGGCTGGACGACCCGTACGTCGTCGACGGGGTCGACCACGGGCGCGTCCGTCGGCCGATCCCGATCGGCAAGGCCCTCGACGACGTCCTCGTCGCCTTCGAGATGAACGGGGCGCCGCTCCCTCTCGACCACGGCTTCCCTGCCCGCCTGGTGGTGCCGGGTTGGGTCGGCATCGCGAGCATCAAGTGGCTCGGCGAGCTGCGGGTGACGCGCAGCTTCGTGAGCTCACCGTGGAACACCCGCTGGTACCGCATGCACGGCGACGGGTGGGACGGGGCCGAGGCCGAGCTCGGGCGGATGCCGGTCAAGAGCGTGCTGGACGAGCACGGAAGCCCCGTGGCGGGACGGACCAGCCTGCTGGCCGGGCGGGCGTGGTCCGGCGAGGCCGCGATCGCCCGGGTCGAGGTCAGCACGGACGGCGGGGCGACCTGGCAGGACGCCGAGCTCCACGGCGACAACCTGCCCTCCGCCTGGACCCGCTGGGAGCTGGCCTGGACGCCGGACCGGCCGGGCCGCCACGACGTGCACGTGCGCGCGACCGACACGACCGGGCGCGTCCAGCCCGCGGACGCGGCCGACAACGAGGACGGATACCTCTTCGACGCGGTGCTGCGACATGCGCTCGAGGTGACGCCGTCCCCGGTGCCCGCCACTCAGCCAGGGACCGGGACCGCCTCCACCACGCGGTTGTCGCGGTAG
- a CDS encoding FtsB family cell division protein, with translation MSDRRTGRGPGGPRRPARSSAAARSARPAPVAGATEEARPRPTGRALILVLLLAVLAVSYASSMKAYLQQRAHIAELKQQIDERSESIDDLEREKRRWNDDAYVRAQARARFGYLMPGETAYVVLDEKGKPLETRSQLHDPRQVLREPPEPWWDDAWSSVELAGNPPRDPGTPAAELGAPAE, from the coding sequence GTGAGCGATCGACGTACCGGACGCGGGCCCGGGGGACCACGCCGTCCGGCACGGTCCTCCGCCGCTGCCCGCTCCGCGCGTCCTGCCCCGGTGGCCGGGGCCACCGAGGAGGCTCGGCCTCGCCCCACCGGGCGGGCCCTGATCCTGGTGCTGCTCCTGGCGGTGCTGGCCGTCTCCTACGCGTCCTCGATGAAGGCCTACCTCCAGCAGCGCGCCCACATCGCCGAGCTCAAGCAGCAGATCGACGAGCGCTCCGAGAGCATCGACGACCTCGAGCGCGAGAAGCGCCGGTGGAACGACGACGCCTACGTCCGCGCCCAGGCCCGGGCACGGTTCGGCTACCTGATGCCCGGCGAGACGGCGTACGTCGTCCTCGACGAGAAGGGCAAGCCGCTCGAGACCCGCTCGCAGCTCCACGACCCGCGGCAGGTGCTGCGCGAGCCGCCGGAGCCCTGGTGGGACGACGCCTGGTCCTCGGTGGAGCTGGCCGGCAACCCGCCGCGCGACCCGGGCACGCCTGCCGCCGAGCTGGGGGCTCCGGCCGAGTGA
- a CDS encoding class F sortase yields MSDRRIWWAAAAVLAVVGVGLLAAAYAGTDPAQAPPDPSTVGSAGSAPTLAPADPRPPGDAPEGDASSEGGTPAPAAVGRALPPQWPELVPTRLTLRPDAGGASAPVVPVAVVGRTLTLPDDADTVGWWRGGSRVGSPFGTAVVAGHLDSVTDPAGYLAGLAVLVPGDLVELGSEQEQVRYRVVRNDLLPSADLSSRSDLFEQRRHHRLLLITCGGPYDEEAGRYRDNRVVEAVPVPG; encoded by the coding sequence GTGAGCGACCGCCGGATCTGGTGGGCGGCGGCCGCGGTCCTGGCCGTCGTCGGGGTGGGCCTGCTCGCGGCCGCGTACGCCGGCACCGACCCGGCGCAGGCGCCGCCGGACCCGTCGACCGTCGGCAGCGCTGGTTCCGCACCGACCCTCGCGCCCGCGGACCCACGACCCCCCGGCGACGCGCCGGAGGGTGACGCCTCGTCCGAGGGGGGCACGCCCGCGCCGGCGGCTGTCGGACGCGCCCTCCCGCCGCAGTGGCCCGAGCTGGTGCCCACCCGGCTGACGCTGCGACCGGACGCGGGCGGGGCGTCCGCGCCGGTGGTCCCGGTGGCGGTCGTGGGCCGCACGCTCACGCTGCCGGACGACGCCGACACGGTGGGCTGGTGGCGGGGCGGGTCGCGGGTCGGGTCACCGTTCGGGACAGCCGTGGTGGCCGGCCACCTGGACTCCGTGACGGACCCGGCCGGCTACCTCGCCGGGCTCGCGGTGCTGGTGCCCGGCGACCTCGTCGAGCTGGGTTCGGAGCAGGAGCAGGTGCGCTACCGGGTCGTGCGCAACGACCTGCTCCCGAGCGCCGACCTGTCCTCGCGCTCCGACCTCTTCGAGCAGCGCCGGCACCACCGGCTGCTGCTGATCACCTGCGGCGGTCCCTACGACGAGGAGGCCGGCCGCTACCGCGACAACCGCGTGGTGGAGGCGGTCCCGGTCCCTGGCTGA
- a CDS encoding Ppx/GppA phosphatase family protein, with amino-acid sequence MSSAVAAIDCGTNTVKLLIGTHAPGSFEVAVRETRMVRLGQGVDASGRLAEEALGRAFAALDEYAALVREHDVVPERIRFCATSATRDAENAADFRAGVRARLGVDPEVLSGDEEAALAYAGAMRGLPEDLPGPVLVIDVGGGSTEVILGEGGSVRAARSMDVGSVRLHERHVRHDPPLADEVAAVARDVDEHLDDCGVALADAATVVGIAGTCTTLGAALLDLPAYDRDAVDGSVHDLAAVRATVARIVAMTVAERRALPYLHPGRADVIDAGLVIVERVLARTAVDRFVVSASDILEGIAWSLADSA; translated from the coding sequence GTGAGCAGCGCCGTCGCCGCGATCGACTGCGGCACCAACACCGTCAAGCTCCTGATCGGCACCCACGCACCCGGCAGCTTCGAGGTGGCGGTCCGCGAGACCCGGATGGTGCGGCTCGGGCAGGGGGTCGACGCGTCCGGCCGGCTCGCCGAGGAGGCCCTGGGCCGCGCCTTCGCCGCCCTCGACGAGTACGCCGCGCTGGTCCGCGAGCACGACGTCGTCCCGGAGCGGATCCGCTTCTGCGCGACGTCCGCGACGCGCGACGCCGAGAACGCCGCCGACTTCCGGGCCGGGGTGCGGGCGCGGCTCGGCGTCGACCCGGAGGTCCTGAGCGGTGACGAGGAGGCCGCGCTGGCGTACGCCGGGGCCATGCGCGGGCTGCCCGAGGACCTCCCCGGACCGGTGCTCGTCATCGACGTCGGGGGTGGGTCGACCGAGGTGATCCTCGGTGAGGGCGGCAGCGTCCGCGCGGCCCGGTCGATGGACGTCGGGTCCGTCCGGCTGCACGAGCGGCACGTACGCCACGACCCGCCGCTGGCCGACGAGGTCGCCGCCGTGGCCCGTGACGTCGACGAGCACCTCGACGACTGCGGCGTCGCGCTCGCCGACGCCGCGACCGTGGTCGGCATCGCCGGCACCTGCACCACGCTGGGTGCCGCCCTGCTCGACCTGCCCGCCTACGACCGCGACGCCGTCGACGGCTCGGTCCACGACCTGGCCGCCGTCCGGGCGACGGTCGCCCGGATCGTGGCCATGACCGTCGCCGAGCGCCGAGCGCTGCCCTACCTGCACCCGGGCCGTGCCGACGTCATCGACGCCGGCCTCGTGATCGTCGAACGGGTCCTGGCCCGGACCGCCGTCGACAGGTTCGTGGTCTCCGCGTCGGACATCCTCGAGGGGATCGCGTGGTCGTTGGCGGACAGCGCGTGA